The segment CCGTCTCACGCGACGACTCGGCTCCTTTACCCGTCGAATCACACGGTTCTGCTTGTTTGCCGGTGTCTTCCGAGGCTTTTCCACGGCCGAGCTGACGGGAACCTTTGATTCGGGAGGAAATGCAGCGACCGGTTCTTCCGAGGCCGCGACTCCCGTCTCCTTCTCCTGTCCGAAAGCGAGGCCGCTGAAGGCGAATGCGAGGCTCGCCCGCAAGAACAATCGCAGCCCGGTTGCCTGCCGCCCTTTTGCAGCCGCGGCCCAGGTGACCCATACCCTCCCGAGGTTGGCCATTCGTCCTGGGCCGCGGCTGCGGTTCACCCCCCGCCCGTTTCCCTCCCGCCTGTGTACGCTGGCGATACCCATGACAGGATCATGGCGAATCGCTCGGCTGGGGGTCATCGACATCAGCTTCCGCCAGGCTGATGCGAAATTCATTGTCGACGGACAGCTGGTTGCGTCGCCCCAGCCCATCGCCGGCGATCGCCACCAGTGCCCGTGTGGACTCGCCGGGGCGCAGTTCCGCCGGCCAGTCCGTGATCACCACCGGATACAAGCGCACGCCGCACCGGACCAAAAGGGATCCCGCCAGGAACCGAACCGGTCGCGCAGTAGGGTTTGAGACGCGAACAGACAGGACGACGGTATCCAGTTCCTCACTACGAAGGACCGCGTTTCCAGTCACCAGACAGCTCCCGGCCACCTGGCTCCAGGTCCTCCGGCTCAAAGTCAGGCCCGGATCGGCCCGAAGGATCGCATTCACCTGGGCTTCCTCGAGTTCGAGGAAGGCGCGCAACTGCTCCACAACCGACAGCCAGGCCGCCGGGTCATCGGCTGGCGGACGGGAGAGAGGTCCCCTCCCGCGCCAGGCTCTGACGACTTCCGATCCCCCTCCAAATGAGCCAGTCTCGGTCGGAACTCGATTCAGGGTGAACACGAGTTTCGCCCAGGCGAGGTCGCGCGCAGTCGGCATGAACTCCAGCACATAAGACCTGCCCGCCACCACGACATGCAGGATCGCTCTCGCCCCCTCCACTAGCGGCGCCACCACCAGGTAGGGGTCATTCATCCCCCAGCGAAGCAAGAACTCCCCGGCATGCGTGGTCGCATCCTCGGTAAATCCCCTCCCCGCGTAGTCTGTGATTGGCTCCGGGAACTCAACCAAGAGCGCGAGCGAAACATGAGTGGGGACCTGAGTGACGCGGCCACCATCGAGCGGCAGGGTCATCACGGGATTCTGCCCCCTCAGCGGAGGCGAGGGAATCAAGGCCGCCACAACACAGAGCAATGACATCGCTCTCACGGCTCCACCACCTTCTTGAATGCACTCACGACAAATGGATACATGCCCCGCCCCGCGAAATCCGGATTGGGTATGAGGGCCAGCGTAAGGCGAAAGTCACGCTTGTCGTGCAAAGCCAGACCGTCCACCGAGCCGCTCACCGTATAAAAACCGCCGACCCGCAGGATGTGGCGGCCATGATCATCCGGGATGCTGAAATCGTAGTCGCGAATCTCCGGTCGATACCGAAGGTCCTTGGCCTCAAGCTCGGGCAACTCGTCCCGCACATCCTGCAACACACGGTCGAAACACTCGGGTGTAAACAGCCGCTGCGCCCATTCTTCATTGTCCAGACCGCCGGGTCCCCGCGAGAAGAACTGCAACGTTGCCTGTGTGGCGATCGCCGTGAAGAGAGGCGAAGCGGGTCCCACCCGCTCCAGCGGGCCCGTCGTGATATTGCCGGCCGCATCCAGGACAAAAACCGTCTGCGGTGCCTTCAGCATATGAATCGCGCAAAGCACCCCTGCGAGCCCGCCGGCGACACCGAAGAATGCAAAACTCGCAAGCACCAGTCGTACCTTGCGCTCAGCAACCAGCCGGATGACGGGATACATGGGTATCCGCTCACTGTCGACATACGTTTCCTCCCGAACTCCCTCCATTGCCTCAACCATGACCAAGGAGATTGATGGTGCGTTTCGACATGTCAAACAAATATAACTAAAAAATCAGGAGGTCAGTCCCACCCGGTCCGCCGGTGCGACAACGGGTATGCAGACGGCACCGGGAGGGCCCTTGGATGCCAGGAGTGCGGAGCCGTCCTTGCGCTTCCACACAAGCGGAATGGCGCCAACCCCCTGCCTCACCCATCGCCGGGCGTCTTCCACCATCGTTTCCAGTTCTGGACCATACGGAAGAAACTCCCGCTTGCCCCCGGCATGGTGCACACAGACAGAATCCCGCTCCCCCGGGCCGAGTTGGGGACGTTGGTAATGCACGAGCACGGCGCCTGCATGACCCGCGCGCTCAGCAACCAGCCGATCAAGGGATTTGATCAGCTGGACCATGTATAACTGCCGCTCCCGTGGTGTGTTCATTCCTGCTCGTGACGTTTCTCCCGTAGCGAGGTTACAGAGTTTATGCAAGCGGTAGCCACTTTTTCCGGATGACTCATTTGGAAGGGCTTGTTTGCACAAAAACCCTTTATGGGTTGAATCACCTCTCTTCTAATGCGTTCCGGACTTGTCCCTTGCTCCGTGATGCACCACCGCGTCCTCCCGCGGAAGCATCGCTTTGTCTACACGCTGTTCATGGTCGCGTGCGACCTGGACGACGTTCAGGCATTTTCGCGCCTCAGGGGTCTGTTCGGAATCAATCGACGCGGTCTATTCAGCCTTCGCGAGCGCGACTACCTGCCCCTAAACGAGGTGGCGTACCCCACAGCTGAGGCACAAGTAAGCGTCCCCTCTGGCGCGTCTCTCAGGGAACGAGTGAGCCGATTCGCGGCCGCGCATGGGGTCTCCCTCGCTTCAGGCCGGGTGGTGCTCATTACGATGCCCCGCATCGCCGGATACGGGTTCAATCCGGTTTCCTTTTACTTTTGCTGGCAGCGCGATGGTCGGCCCGCCGGGGCCATCGCGGAAGTCACCAACACATTCCGCGAGGTAAAGCCATTCTGGGTGCCCGCTGTTGCAGGTCCGGGAAACGTATTCCACGTTCGGACGCCAAAGCACTTCTACGTCTCGCCTTTCAGTGATGTCGACGTGGCCTTCGACTTCACCTTCCGGGTCTCCGACACCCGTCTGCAGGTGCAGATAGACGACTATGCGGGGACCACCCGCACCCTGACCAGTGTCATGCGCGGCCAGTGGCGCCCCCTCACCGCCAGTCGCCTCGCCTGGTACGCGTTCAAATACCCGCTTCTCACCGCAGGTGTCATGGCACGCATCCACTGGCACGCCCTGCGCCTATATCTCAAGGGCGTGCCTTGGTTCCGCAAGGCCTCCCGAGCTTCCGATCAGCGTGGTCTCTTCCGACCGCATTCCCTTCCTCCTCCCGCATGAATCCGCTCCCGACTCTCGCGTCACCGTCTTCACTGCACGCGAGCACCCGCCGCCCCGGGCTCGCCGCCCGTCTCGTAATTGACGAATTGTCAAAGCTCCAGCTCGGCCGTCTCCAACTGGTGCTGCCGGACGGGTCGCGCCAGATCTTCGGCCAGGCCACCACCAGCCTGCCCGCCGGGGTGTCCGGGGAGGCCACGATCCAGGTGCGGAACGAGGACTTTTTCTCAAAATGCATCCTGGGGGGCGACATCGGGTTCGCCGAAGCCTACCTCGATGGCGATTGGGACACGCCTGACATCACGGCAGTAGTCGCTTGGTTCATCCTGAATGTGGAGAACTCCCCCACGCTCTCCGGATCGCGTCGACGCAAGCCTGTTGCCCTGAATCTCCTGCGCCTTGCGAATCGTCTGGGGCATGTGTTTAGGCACAACTCGCGCGCACACGCACGCCGAAACATCCAGGAGCACTACGACCTCTCGAACGAGTTTTTCAGCCTATTCCTCGATCCCTCCCTGATGTACTCCAGCGCCCTCTGGACTCGGCCCGACCTGTCCCTTGAACAGGCACAGATCGAAAAAAACGATGCGCTCTGCCAGTCGCTGCGGCTGCGTCAGACGGACCATGTGCTTGAGATTGGCTCCGGCTGGGGCGGCTGGGCCTTGCACGCGGCACGCAACTACGGCTGTCGCGTGACCACGCTCACTCTGTCGGAGAAACAACTCAGCCTCGCCCGCAAGCGGATCTCCGATGCGGGCCTGTCAGATCGAATCGAGGTGAGGCTTCAGGATTATCGCGACGTGCAGGGAAGCTTCGACAAATTGGTTTCAATCGAGATGCTTGAGGCAGTGGGTCACGCCTACCAGCCAGCTTTCTTCGAGGCTGTGAGCAAGCTCGTCCGCCCCGGCGGGCTCATCGCCATGCAGTTCATCACGTGTCCGGACGCTCGCTACGAGGCGTTCCGCAAGGGTGTTGATTTTATCCAGAAGCACATCTTCCCGGGCTCCCTATTGTTGTCACTCAACCGGGTGAATGCCCTCCTTGCAAAGTCAGGCGGCTTTTCACTCCATTCCCTGCGCGACTTTGGCCCCGACTACGCGCGGACCCTGCATCTGTGGCGCGAACGCTTCCGCGCCCGGTTGCACGAAGTGCGCGCGCTTGGCTTCGACGAGCGTTTCATTCGGAAATGGGACTACTACCTGTGCTACTGCGAGGCCGCTTTCGCGATGCGCAATATCTCTGTCGTTCACACCCTTCACACCCGTCCCAACAACCTCGCCCTCTGATCCATGGTCATCGGACTTCGGCTTTTCTTCATCGGCGTTCTCGTCGCGATCCTAGGCACGACCACCTGGGCAAGCCTGCAGGCACCGCTGCTTGGCATGTCGCGCGAGCTTGTCACCCACCCTTGGTTCATCGCGACGCTGGTCGATGCCTACCTGGGCTTCCTGACCTTTTATGTGTGGGTCGCCTGGCGCGAAACGACCTGGGCCTCCCGACTCGTCTGGCTGCTGGCAATCCTCCTTCTGGGCAATATCGCCATGGCAGCATACGCCCTGGAGCGCCTTTTTGCAGTGCCTTCGCACGCGACCATCGGCGAAGTTCTTCTGCAGAAGCGGGAGGCTTTCTCCTGGCTCGGCCTCGTTCTCGCCGTCGGCGGAGCATTCGCCTGGTACCTGCTTGCTTGAACCCCCTCGACCTACCTACCCCATGCATCTCGACACGCTTTTTTGGACCGGCTGCGGCATGTCGCTCTTGTTCTTCCTGACTTGGGGGCTGTCCACCTGGCTCAAGAACTATGGGATTGTTGACGTTGTCTGGGCGTACGCCTTCGCGCCCGCCACAATCGTTCTGTCAGCGACGGCCCAAGGCTGGCAGCCACGCTTGTGGTTGATCGCCGGGCTGGTGACGCTTTGGAGCGTTCGCCTGGGCAGCCACCTGTGCCGACGGGTGGTGCGGCATCACCCCACCGAGGATCCCCGCTACGCCGCGTTGCGTGTGGAATGGGCGGACGGCTTTCACGCGAAGATGGTGCTGTTTTTCCAGATGCAGGCGCTTTCCGTCCTTGTCCTGATGACCCCCCTCGTGCTCGCGCTGCGAAACCCCGCCCAATCCTTCGACACGTTTGAGATCATCGGTGTCGTCGTGTGGCTGGTCGCCATGATCGGTGAGACAATCGCGGATTCCCAGCTCAGCGCCCATAAACGCGATCCCCAACGCAGCTGCCGCGTCTGCGAGTGCGGGCTTTGGCGCTACAGTCGGCATCCCAATTATTTCTTCGAGTGGCTGATCTGGGTCTCCTTTGCCCTCTTCGCGACCTCCGCACCCTATGGCCTCCTCGGCTGGATAAGCCCGGTCGTGATGCTTTACCTGCTCCTGCGGGTGACGGGAATCCCGATGGCGGAAGAAAGAAGCCTTCAAACCAAAGGCGAGGCATACCAGCAGTACCAACAGCGCACCTCGGCCTTCTTTCCTCTCCCTCCACGAAAGACGCCATGATCGACGCCCTCTTGTCCCGCGATCTGCTGCCGGATTCGCTCATCCGCATGGGAATCCGCAGGCTTCTGCGCCAACGCCTGCAGGAGGAGACTCCCTCCTACGACGAGGCAGCCTATGTGGCGGACTTGAAGTCGAGGCCGCTCGCGGAGCAAACGCAGGCTGCCAACGAGCAGCACTACGAGGTGCCCACCGAGTTCTTCGTGCACTGCCTCGGCCCGCGCATGAAGTACTCCAGCTGCCTCTATCAAACCGGAGGGGAGACACTCGCACAGGCCGAAGAGGCGATGCTCACACTCTATGCCGAGCGCGCCCAGCTGCAGAACGGCCAGAGAATCCTCGAACTTGGCTGCGGCTGGGGCTCCCTGTCCCTCTGGATGGCCGAGCGTTTTCCGCTTTCTGAGATCATCGGGGTATCGAATTCGCGCACGCAAAAGGCATATATCGATGCCCAGGCGCAGCGGCGCGGGCTGAATAACCTGCGGATCGTGACTTCAGACATCAACCAGTTCGAAACCTTCTCCGAGCACTTTGATCGCGTGGTCTCAGTGGAAATGTTCGAACACCTCAAGAACTACGAATTGCTCATGCAGCGCATCCATTCCTGGCTGAAGCCGGGAGGGCTTCTCTTTGTTCATATCTTCACCCACCGCACCCTCTCTTACCATTTTGTGCCAAAGGATGCCACGGATTGGATGAGCCGGTACTTTTTCTCCGGCGGCCAGATGCCATCGGACGCACTCCTCACCCGCTTCGGCCCGCTCTCGCTCGCGAATCAATGGGAGGTAAATGGCACCCATTATCAACGCACTGCGGAGCATTGGCTGCAAAACATGGATAGGAATCGCGCACAGATCTGGCCCATTCTCGAGACCACTTACGGCAAGCCAAACGCTCGACGCTGGTGGGCGTATTGGCGCGTATTCTACATGGCCTGCGCCGAGCTTTGGGGCTTTCGCGACGGCAACGAGTGGCACGTGACCCACTACTTGTTTGCCAAGGCACGGTGACCGGCGCCGCGTTTCGGTGAATCCAAGCCCGGCTTTATCGCCATGCTCGCACCGGACTGAGCCGACTCAGGCAAAGCAAGGAAATAATAACCAGACATTGCGCCGTGTTTTTACGTGGCGGGGATTCTCTCGCCAATGAAACTGTGCGCGCGTCCGTGACTTCCGCGACAGCGTAAAGCAGTCGCAGCGAGGCAGAGGGTGTTTGCCGAGTGATGAAGTTGCTGGGCGCCTCTGTCGTCGCAGTTTTTGGCGATAGGAGGAATGGTCCGGGATGCAGTCATTAGAATGAGAGCATAAGGACAGTTGGCCCAGACCATGATGCGGGCGACGCGGTGATGCGCGTCGCCCGCATCCCCAATTGCCACAAATGTTTCAGGCATGTGAAATCCCTCCAACCTTCCTCCAGGGCGCGATTTAGGTATTGAGCCGGTGCGGTGTCAAACCACGGTTTCCCTCTAGGAAAGGGAAACGATTATGGGAGGACCCGGCCAGGTATTGCGGCCTCGAAGGAATACCTTCGTTTTAAGCCAGAAAACGACTTCAGCGATCGTCGAGCGATTGCTCGGTCGCATCGCAACGCGTTGCTTCACAGACGACCAACAGGCGCAGCGATGGCTATCGGCGAGGACTGCCGGAAGCAGCAAATGTATACGCACGAATCATGAGGACCGTGTCGATCGACTCACTCGGGCATTGTGGGACATCGTTTATCCGTCGCTTATGCGCGCCAATCCCCTCGTTGAAAAGCCGCACACGCCGTCGGGTTTGAGAAGGCTGCTGAATGGCGAACCGGTGAAGGCAATCACCGTGCGCGATTTTGAAGCACTCCTGCGCTGGTTTGATCCAGATGCACTTGGGTTGGTGGAGTGGACGGGCGAATCAGCGCCATCCCATGGCGATCCCAACTTGATCATCCGAGAACAGATTCACCTTTGCCAGTCGGCGGTTCGCCGGGGAGACCTCTCTCGCGCAGTTATGCATGTCGAGAGGCTTCAAGCCCTGCTGGAGGGAAAGAATCGACCCGATATCGACTTGATCACGCGCGTGGACGGCCTCGTCCAGATCTCGGACTTCTATGTCCACTCCGGGGACAGGCAGAAGGAACTTTTCTACGCCCAGCGGGCAAAGGTCCTTTGCGAATCCCCGGCGTGCATGCACACAACCAGTCGGATCGAGGCTCACTCGCGACATCTGTTTGCCGTTTTCCACCGCGCCGGCGCCGATGCCTTCTTTCGGCTTTACTCAGAAGTGGACGCTCAATTCGAGCTGAGGTCCACCAAGCCTGAAGCGGCAGCCTGGCACGTTCTCGCGAAGAACGTCATGGACTATCGTCCCAAACAATCGTTGGAGCCCGCCGCGCGTCTGCTCAACCAGCTGCAGATGGAGGAATTTGCGTCCTGGACAGATATTGCTGCGGCACTCTGTGGTCGAGACAGCGGCCTGCTTTGGACCGCACTCGAAGCGCGCATGGATCACCTGCACATTCGCAGTCGAAGTGAAGTCATCTGGGCAAGTCGCGATTGCCTCGACATCGCGTCGCTTTGGCTTCGCTCCCTGGGCTTGCAGGAGCTCTTCGCCTTTACCCGCCAGGCCCGGGAAAACCTCGGCCTCCAATTCTCCTGATGTCCAAGGCGCATGCACTCCTCCTGAAGGCGGCGGCGGCCTCCTGCTTACGGCTTACGTTCTTTCTCTCGGCCCAGGTGCTTGGTTTCGGTGAAACCAAGGAGGCTCCCCCGCTTGTTCAGCTCGATGCCTTGGTTGTGAAGGTAGATCGTGAATCCTCGGTTTCCGAACAGCAGGCGCCGCTGTCGGTTCACGTGACAGGAGGACCCCAGTGGGAACGGAACAACCGGGACAACTTGCTGCAGGCCGCCCTCCTGGCGCCAAATGTGATGCTTGGTTCCGCATTCGACGCAGTCGAAATTTCAATACGCGGGGTGTTGAGCACCAACAACACCGAGGTCGGCGATCCTGCAGCAGGCTTTGTGGTGGATGATATCAGCTACACGAGGCCTGAAGCGGCGGCGATGTCACTGTTCGACCTCGAATCGGTCTGCGTTCTGTTCGGGCCCCAGGGGACGCTTTTCGGAAGAAACACCATTGCAGGAACGGTCCTGGTAACGACCCGCAAACCCATGCCCGAGTTTCAAAGCCGCTTCAGCGCCGCATTGGAATCCCGCCGAGGCAGGAGCGCCGACCTCGTCTTAAACTTTCCCGTATGCAAGGCGGTCGCAGTCCGCGGAAGCTGGCGCGGAAGGCAACAAGACGGCTGGATTCCATCCGCAGGAGCGAGGGAGGCAGGCTGGAGATCGGACTCTGCAGGTCGTCTCCAGTTGGCGTGGACGCCTCAGCCGGGAACCGAATGGCTTGTGGGGGCGACCCTGTTTCGCCAAGGCGGCAGCAGCAGTGTCTTTGTGCTCAGGACACCTGACGGCAACTTGGCGGACCACGCGCTTCCCGCCGACTTGGGGAATCACAAGGTCACCCGCGGATATCATTTGAGAAGTGAGTTCCGGCACTCTTACGGCAGCGTTGACCTCGTCTACCTCGGTGCCCTTTCGTCCTCACGAGTTGCGATGGAGCGGGTGTATTTGTTGATTCCGCTTCCCACCCCGTTCTTCGTCGGGGCACAGAACGCAACCCAGCAGAACCTGTTTTCGCAGGAACTTCGCCTGTCGAATCAGCCAGGCGAACGGTGGCACTGGACGGTCGGCGCATTTTTCCAAAGGGAGGACAATGATGTTCTCCAGAAGGTACCCCTCTTCAATCTGGCCTTTTGGCAACCGAAGGTTGTGGGAGATTCACGTGCACTTTTCGGCCAGGTGAAGCGTCGGGTGGGTGATCGTGCAAGCGTTCTTCTCGGCCTCCGCCACACGCTCGATCGCAAAGCACGTTGGGGAGGCCAGTACTCGCTTGATTCACGGGGCGAGCCCGATGTGCGCTATTCCGCGAACGAAGCGGACAGGACCTGGCATTCGACAGACTATCGTTTGGGCCTCGAGCTGGACCTCGCCAAGCATGTGTTGGCCTATGTTTCCTCATCAAG is part of the Opitutaceae bacterium genome and harbors:
- a CDS encoding DUF1365 domain-containing protein, with the translated sequence MRSGLVPCSVMHHRVLPRKHRFVYTLFMVACDLDDVQAFSRLRGLFGINRRGLFSLRERDYLPLNEVAYPTAEAQVSVPSGASLRERVSRFAAAHGVSLASGRVVLITMPRIAGYGFNPVSFYFCWQRDGRPAGAIAEVTNTFREVKPFWVPAVAGPGNVFHVRTPKHFYVSPFSDVDVAFDFTFRVSDTRLQVQIDDYAGTTRTLTSVMRGQWRPLTASRLAWYAFKYPLLTAGVMARIHWHALRLYLKGVPWFRKASRASDQRGLFRPHSLPPPA
- a CDS encoding cyclopropane-fatty-acyl-phospholipid synthase family protein, which translates into the protein MNPLPTLASPSSLHASTRRPGLAARLVIDELSKLQLGRLQLVLPDGSRQIFGQATTSLPAGVSGEATIQVRNEDFFSKCILGGDIGFAEAYLDGDWDTPDITAVVAWFILNVENSPTLSGSRRRKPVALNLLRLANRLGHVFRHNSRAHARRNIQEHYDLSNEFFSLFLDPSLMYSSALWTRPDLSLEQAQIEKNDALCQSLRLRQTDHVLEIGSGWGGWALHAARNYGCRVTTLTLSEKQLSLARKRISDAGLSDRIEVRLQDYRDVQGSFDKLVSIEMLEAVGHAYQPAFFEAVSKLVRPGGLIAMQFITCPDARYEAFRKGVDFIQKHIFPGSLLLSLNRVNALLAKSGGFSLHSLRDFGPDYARTLHLWRERFRARLHEVRALGFDERFIRKWDYYLCYCEAAFAMRNISVVHTLHTRPNNLAL
- a CDS encoding DUF1475 family protein, which translates into the protein MVIGLRLFFIGVLVAILGTTTWASLQAPLLGMSRELVTHPWFIATLVDAYLGFLTFYVWVAWRETTWASRLVWLLAILLLGNIAMAAYALERLFAVPSHATIGEVLLQKREAFSWLGLVLAVGGAFAWYLLA
- a CDS encoding DUF1295 domain-containing protein: MHLDTLFWTGCGMSLLFFLTWGLSTWLKNYGIVDVVWAYAFAPATIVLSATAQGWQPRLWLIAGLVTLWSVRLGSHLCRRVVRHHPTEDPRYAALRVEWADGFHAKMVLFFQMQALSVLVLMTPLVLALRNPAQSFDTFEIIGVVVWLVAMIGETIADSQLSAHKRDPQRSCRVCECGLWRYSRHPNYFFEWLIWVSFALFATSAPYGLLGWISPVVMLYLLLRVTGIPMAEERSLQTKGEAYQQYQQRTSAFFPLPPRKTP
- a CDS encoding cyclopropane-fatty-acyl-phospholipid synthase family protein, which encodes MIDALLSRDLLPDSLIRMGIRRLLRQRLQEETPSYDEAAYVADLKSRPLAEQTQAANEQHYEVPTEFFVHCLGPRMKYSSCLYQTGGETLAQAEEAMLTLYAERAQLQNGQRILELGCGWGSLSLWMAERFPLSEIIGVSNSRTQKAYIDAQAQRRGLNNLRIVTSDINQFETFSEHFDRVVSVEMFEHLKNYELLMQRIHSWLKPGGLLFVHIFTHRTLSYHFVPKDATDWMSRYFFSGGQMPSDALLTRFGPLSLANQWEVNGTHYQRTAEHWLQNMDRNRAQIWPILETTYGKPNARRWWAYWRVFYMACAELWGFRDGNEWHVTHYLFAKAR
- a CDS encoding TonB-dependent receptor — encoded protein: MSKAHALLLKAAAASCLRLTFFLSAQVLGFGETKEAPPLVQLDALVVKVDRESSVSEQQAPLSVHVTGGPQWERNNRDNLLQAALLAPNVMLGSAFDAVEISIRGVLSTNNTEVGDPAAGFVVDDISYTRPEAAAMSLFDLESVCVLFGPQGTLFGRNTIAGTVLVTTRKPMPEFQSRFSAALESRRGRSADLVLNFPVCKAVAVRGSWRGRQQDGWIPSAGAREAGWRSDSAGRLQLAWTPQPGTEWLVGATLFRQGGSSSVFVLRTPDGNLADHALPADLGNHKVTRGYHLRSEFRHSYGSVDLVYLGALSSSRVAMERVYLLIPLPTPFFVGAQNATQQNLFSQELRLSNQPGERWHWTVGAFFQREDNDVLQKVPLFNLAFWQPKVVGDSRALFGQVKRRVGDRASVLLGLRHTLDRKARWGGQYSLDSRGEPDVRYSANEADRTWHSTDYRLGLELDLAKHVLAYVSSSSGFKSGGFFDGTGDVYYKPEKLEAIEAGVKGSFLEKRLAVGVSAFLYNYRDYQVSNVEQNLATGLIGTVTRNIGSVPIRGFEASATVKLSLRSRLRLGVGHLSGEFKRFRVSGTDALGQVIDRDLSGNRPANAPRWSWQTGYEYTRPLGSWGSLIVQGEARGNSGYFISYDNHPVAPHPRSTWQAGRILVDATLTVQSRSARWQGSVFVRNATDQVVMTGGHGNASGDIAAINESRTVGGKVALTF